The following are encoded in a window of Cryptococcus gattii WM276 chromosome M, complete sequence genomic DNA:
- a CDS encoding Amino acid transporter, putative (Similar to TIGR gene model, INSD accession AAW46877.1): protein MSSAIEKEGSIRGRTSQEIVSASYDPKKSGDGVDTVVTAAHGEKGGYEGEGIHPGEGTVRRQLKQRHMAMIALGGAIGTGLFVGSGSALASGGPVGVWLGYIFMASMVYSMMVALGEMAALYPVSGAFTHYASRFVDPSLGFALGLNYWYSYAVTLPTEIVAASIVISYWDTTTNVAVYITVCLVLIWFINFWGARAYGEAEFWFSSIKVVTIVGLIILGIVLMCGGGPNHDVIGFRYWRNPGPFAQMTINNGDGVIPGAWGQFLAFWNVFVQAAFSFIGTEIIATTLGEAENPRKTVPRAIKRVFFRLLFFYVFGIFVISVLVPYNEPNLLNGSGTATASPFVIAIENAGIKALPSIVNAVLLISAWSAGNSDLYASSRTLYALALERQVPRFLRRCNKRGLPIWCVVITGLFGFLSYMNTGGETATKAFDWLYNLSAITGIITWWAILLSYLRFYYGLKKQGLSRDDFPYRAPLQPWLSWYGFIFFTLIILFNGFTVFLKGNWDTSSFVAAYITLPIFAVCWIGWKLVKKTRVVPLAEIDFHSGRRELDELEALDEERFKPETKYQKIISVLF from the exons ATGTCAAGCGCAattgaaaaagaagggagTATCAGAGGGAGAACTTCACAAGAAATCGTCAGCGCGTCATACGACCCAAAGAAAAGTGGCGATGGTGTAGACACAGTGGTTACCGCTGCACATGGAGAAAAAGGTGGCTATGAAGGCG AAGGAATTCACCCCGGCGAGGGAACTGTACGCCGCCAGTTGAAGCAACGCCATATGGCCATGATCGCCCTTGGTGGTGCAATCGGTACCG GTCTATTCGTCGGGTCTGGGTCTGCGTTGGCCAGCGGTGGTCCTGTGGGCGTGTGGCTTGGTTATATCTTCATGGCGTCCATGGT ATACTCGATGATGGTGGCGCTCGGAGAAATGGCAGCTTTGTACCCTGTCTCTGGTGCCTTCACTCATTACGCGTCGCGTTTCGTCGATCCTTCTCTTGGTTTCGCTCTTGGTCTGAATTACTGGTATTCTTACGCAGTCACCCTTCCGACTGAAATTGTTGCTGCCAGTATTGTCATCTCATACTGGGATACAACAACAAATGTCGCCGTTTATATTACTGTATGCCTTGTGCTTATTTGGTTCATTAACTTCTGGGGA GCTAGAGCGTATGGTGAAGCGGAATTTTGGTTCTCTTCTATCAAGGTTGTCACCATCGTCGGCCTCATTATCTTAGGAATCGTTTTGATGTGTGGTGGCGGTCCC AACCATGACGTTATTGGTTTCCGGTACTGGCGTAACCCAGGTCCATTTGCGCAAATGACGATCAACAACGGTGACGGTGTTATCCCCGGAGCATGGGGTCAGTTCCTCGCCTTCTGGAATGTCTTTGTACAGGCTGCTTTCTCTTTCATCGGTACTGAAATTATTGCCACCACTTTGGGTGAGGCCGAGAACCCCAGGAAGACTGTCCCGCGAGCGATCAAGCGTGTTTTCTTCCG AttgctcttcttctacGTCTTTGGTATCTTTGTCATCTCAGTCCTTGTTCCGTACAACGAGCCCAATCTTCTTAATGGATCTGGAACCGCTACAGCTTCTCCTTTCGTTATTGCTATTGAGAACGCGGGTATTAAAGCTCTTCCTTCCATTGTCAACGCCGTGCTCCTTATTTCTGCTTGGTCGGCTGGTAATTCTGATCTTTATGCTTCTTCTCGAACCCTGTACGCTCTTGCACTCGAGCGACAGGTGCCTCGTTTCCTTCGACGATGCAACAAAAGGGGTCTTCCTATCTGGTGTGTTGTAATTACAGGTCTTTTTGGTTTCCTTTCATACATGAACACCGGTGGTGAAACTGCTACGAAGGCATTTGACTGGTTATACAACTTGTCTGCCATTACAGGTATCATTACTTGGTG GGCTATTCTGCTTTCGTATCTTCGATTCTACTATGGTTTGAAGAAGCAGGGTCTCAGCCGAGACGATTTCCCTTACCGCGCTCCTCTCCAGCCTTGGCTTTCTTGGTATGGttttatcttcttcactctcatcatcctt TTCAACGGTTTCACTGTCTTTTTGAAGGGCAACTGGGATACCTCTTCCTTCGTTGCTGCCTACATCA CGCTGCCCATTTTTGCCGTCTGCTGGATTGGATGGAAGCTTGTCAAGAAGACCAGGGTAGTTCCTTTGGCCGAGATTGACTTCCACAGCGGACGAAGGGAACTTGATGAGCTAGAGGCActtgatgaggagaggTTTAAGCCGGAGACTAAGTACCAAAAGATCATCAGTGTTTTGTTCTAA
- a CDS encoding Hypothetical Protein (Similar to TIGR gene model, INSD accession AAW46806.1): protein MSPNSENAAGPSKPQKQPRKINRLQPHLKRNAACFPCRRRRIKCDAARPHCSSCVRSYHFLARTYPDAERDAHGVQCSYAEDAPDVGHNEQQSQSSPSQLTQPTKRKLSKGDEEDGDPEGMIKKLEDKVAKLQRALEKFSGTMPSTTDSGMPTPLSDVSDSAARRQPTHFERGSYLWSGTSEAAVVDTFPPQNPHKNKQPNPMGGLFSSFENLIPPHSAESYNMGDSGFFPLQQPAMQLNYSAKPGGSHLDNFQPSVEIPPIDAEAGKMGNHILDILWPGWPPTLPSPSMLEHLVETFFTMTPSVPRILHRKSFLARLALPPSHPEFPQRALLHAICAAAARYSAAVSVRSAADGMIKVNNDAIQARGKGLDQDIASETCFSERNAIWMDGWVMIGSVTRLAICLGLLQNQSLYDSDIPSIKQSVLDPPKDDTDREERRATMYYALCYDVTASASSGWVGTMPTEELEAKGKIPENPQNFHSPDIFYNHPVADSFVMMIKGKILLGRTSRFVRKCKAMKPEDRLLAKDTPEFRQIDGDIAMFSMSFPKSLRDPVQYMNGHAKGIDADLVSAHLVPHVVAIQLHEPFADLNDPSCDSGVRLLSEARACLTIVYLLVGSSADISYVIMPPFSSLPNSSYLFTASRALILFYQKALENGDQATAMTMHSEIGVFKMAFKSLSARFSMGCRHLTMVEKLMQHVEEDTLGHQVFDGDFSFLPRAHSSSESAPSSVSHLGQMGLPDTHPDSMMISELDKAAALGRHRPGFNFHAMMDQKRGYAGASSSRSNSIARSTGPSPNDPLRWLDISESQQGASLTLLSPENADGSGGSAADSSSVRG, encoded by the exons ATGTCCCCCAACTCCGAAAACGCTGCTGGTCCATCCAAACCTCAAAAGCAGCCACGAAAGATCAACCGGTTGCAACCTCACCTCAAACGCAACGCTGCCTGCTTCCCATGTCGCAGGCGACGTATCAAGTGTGACGCTGCAAGGCCTCATTGCTCGTCTTGTGTACGAAGCTATCATTTTCTGGCGCGTACCTATCCTGATGCAGAAAGGGACGCTCACGGAGTGCAATGTTCCTATGCTGAAGATGCCCCGGATGTTGGCCATAACGAGCAACAGTCCCAGAGTTCGCCATCTCAACTCACACAGCCGACAAAAAGAAAGCTCAGCAAaggcgatgaagaagacggGGATCCAGAAGGGATGATAAAAAAGCTTGAGGATAAAGTTG CCAAACTTCAGAGAGCTCTGGAGAAGTTTTCTGGTACAATGCCATCGACTACAGATTCTGGAATGCCAACACCATTAAGCGACGTCTCAGATAGCGCAGCTCGTCGTCAACCCACTCACTTTGAAAGAGGTTCTTACTTGTGGTCGGGAACCTCTGAAGCCGCAGTTGTAGATACGTTTCCACCCCAAAATCCCCATAAAAAtaagcagcccaacccCATGGGCGGCTTGTTTTCCTCGTTTGAAAACCTAATACCTCCTCATTCTGCCGAATCGTACAACATGGGCGATTCGGGCTTTTTCCCTCTTCAACAACCGGCAATGCAACTAAACTATAGCGCTAAACCAGGTGGCAGTCATTTAGACAATTTTCAACCCTCTGTCGAAATTCCACCCATTGACGCAGAAGCTGGTAAGATGGGTAACCATATTTTGGATATATTATGGCCGGGATGGCCACCAACTCTCCCTTCACCGT CAATGCTTGAGCATCTGGTCGAAACTTTTTTCACCATGACCCCGTCCGTACCTCGTATTCTCCATCGTAAATCGTTCCTTGCCCGACTTGCTCTGCCGCCATCGCACCCCGAATTCCCTCAGCGAGCTCTCCTACATGCCATCTGCGCTGCTGCCGCCCGATATTCTGCCGCAGTCTCTGTCCGATCTGCCGCAGACGGGATGATCAAAGTCAACAATGACGCTATACAAGCACGGGGCAAGGGGTTAGATCAGGACATTGCAAGTGAGACCTGCTTCTCAGAGCGGAACGCAAT ATGGATGGACGGCTGGGTTATGATCGGTTCGGTAACGCGTCTTGCTATTTGTCTTGGCCTTTTGCAAAACCAGAGTCTGTATGATAGTGACATACCTTCTATCAAACAATCAGTCTTGGATCCTCCGAAAGATGATACCGACAGAGAAGAACGTCGGGCTACGATGTACTATGCGCTGTGCTATGATGTGACCGCATCCGCTTCATCTGGCTGGGTCGGGACGATGCCTACTGAAGAACTG GAAGCCAAGGGCAAAATACCTGAGAATCCCCAAAATTTCCATTCTCCAGACATCTTTTACAA TCACCCAGTGGCCGATAGCTTTGTCATGATGATAAAAGGAAAAATTCTTTTAGGCCGAACTTCTCGTTTTGTCCGTAAATGCAAGGCTATGAAACCCGAAGACAGGCTTCTGGCAAAAGATACACCAGAGTTTAGGCAGATTGATGGCGACATTGCCATGTTCAG TATGTCATTCCCAAAGTCCCTCCGGGATCCAGTTCAGTATATGAACGGGCATGCCAAAGGTATAGATGCCGACCTAGTC AGCGCCCATCTCGTCCCACACGTTGTCGCCATACAACTTCATGAACCATTTGCCGATCTGAACGACCCATCCTGTGACTCGGGCGTAAGATTGTTGAGCGAGGCCAGAGCTTGTTTGACGATTGTTTACCTGTTGGTTGGAAGTAGTGCGGATATATCGTATGTT ATAATGCCTCCTTTTAGCAGCTTACCCAATTCCAGCTATCTATTCACAGCTTCCAGGGCTCTAATCTTGTTCTATCAAAAGGCACTTGAGAATGGCGATCAAGCAACAGCCATGACCATGCATTCAGAGATCGGCGTATTTAA AATGGCATTTAAATCCCTCTCAGCACGTTTTTCCATGGGTTGTCGGCACCTCACCATGGTGGAGAAGCTCATGCAGCATGTTGAAGAAGACACCCTTGGCCATCAAGTATTTGACGGTGACTTTTCTTTCCTGCCGCGCGCTCATTCCTCTTCCGAGTCTGCACCTAGCTCCGTATCTCACCTTGGTCAAATGGGGTTACCAGACACCCATCCGGACAGTATGATGATCTCCGAGCTCGACAAAGCTGCAGCTCTTGGAAGGCATCGACCTGGATTTAACTTCCATGCTATGATGGATCAAAAGAGAGGATATGCGGGAGCATCAAGTTCACGATCCAATTCCATTGCTAGATCTACGGGGCCAAGCCCTAATGATCCCTTGCGATGGTTGGATATAAGTGAAAGCCAGCAAGGGGCAAGTCTTACGCTCTTAAGTCCGGAGAATGCCGATGGCAGCGGAGGATCGGCGGCGGACTCATCGAGCGTCAGAGGGTAA
- a CDS encoding Hypothetical Protein (Similar to TIGR gene model, INSD accession AAW46937.1), whose protein sequence is MPATPRSNYPYPVPNSELIATHSLQKHFEGGFFVQSVAVESAVPKLPAPQNAHLPQSDALRGRVQHALGPGTELLCGPSGNEPVGEDKRLDATLIYYLLTPESYRGKMHMNLHSTFHLHHAGRALYTLIRPPQKDGDEPTVRRVMMGSNSSLGEVTQLFVPGGWWKASEIPEEDMLLLEAVKDNDLKERIGCLISEVVVPGWNPDQHQFIDEDKLRAMWGTKSGWEQYTKYIHPPQGVEYPDK, encoded by the exons ATGCCAGCCACACCACGATCCAATTATCCTTATCCAGTACCCAACTCAGAACTCATCGCTACCCATTCCCTTCAGAAGCATTTCGAAGGTGGTTTCTTTGTTCAGAGTGTGGCCGTCGAATCCGCCGTCCCAAAGTTACCCGCGCCTCAAAACGCCCATTTACCACAATCAGACGCTTTGAGAGGGAGGGTACAACATGCGCTTGGCCCTGGAACAGAATTGCTCTGCGGTCCATCGGGAAATGAGCCGGTTGGAGAAGATAAAAGACTAGATGCGACTCTGATCTACTATCTTCTTACCCCGGAATCGTATCGAGGTAAAATGCACATGAATTTACACTCT actttccatctccatcaCGCTGGGCGGGCACTTTACACTCTCATACGACCTCCTCAgaaagatggtgatgaaCCGACAGTTCGCCGCGTGATGATGGGATCCAATTCTTCTCTCGGAGAGGTCACCCAGCTTTTTGTACCAGGAGGTTGGTGGAAAGCTAGTGAGATTCCAGAAGAAGACATGTTATTACTCGAAGCCGTTAAAGATAACGACTTGAAAGAGAGGATAGGGTGTTTAATCAGTGAGGTTGTCGTGCCGGGTTGGAATCCAGACCAACATCAATTCATTGATGAGGATAAG CTACGGGCAATGTGGGGCACTAAATCAGGCTGGGAACAGTACACCAAGTACATCCATCCTCCTCAAGGCGTCGAATATCCAGATAAATAG
- a CDS encoding Chorismate mutase, putative (Similar to TIGR gene model, INSD accession AAW46907.1): MMNFTTGANTSELLSLDRIRSQLIRLEDTIIFLLIERAQFAYNRKIYEAGAFKDEIEFDGSWLGWFLYETETFHAKARRFTSPDEHPFTPLERLPQPILKPQKFPTLLYQPAATHPSVNVNSRILQFYVEHIVPGITGAGKGKTESEDDGNYGSSATRDVEVLQALSRRIHFGMFVSESKFLSAPHDFIPHILASPPNTEALAGLITKPAVEAKLLVRLANKARIYGCEMDADGRLIEVPDEEMGARGKIDLASVVSMYRDWVIPLTKDVEVDYLIHRLDGVPQSQIDEWMKGKS, from the exons ATGATGAACTTCACTACGGGAGCAAACACTTCAGAACTTCTTTCTCTAGATCGCATCAGGTCACAGCTTATTCGGCTCGAGGACaccatcatcttct TGCTTATCGAGCGAGCTCAGTTCGCGTATAACAGGAAAATTTACGAGGCCGGGGCATTCAAAGATGAAATAGAGTTTGATGGGAGCTGGCTTGGATGGTTCTTGTACGAGACCGAGACTTTCCATG CAAAGGCCCGACGCTTTACAAG CCCCGATGAACATCCTTTCACCCCACTGGAAAGGCTTCCGCAGCCTATCCTCAAACCTCAAAAATTCCCCACTCTCTTGTATCAACCCGCTGCTACCCACCCTTCCGTAAATGTCAACTCAAGGATCCTCCAGTTCTACGTGGAACATATTGTTCCCGGTATCACTGGTGCAGGCAAGGGGAAGACTGAATCCGAGGATGATGGTAACTACGGCAGTTCTGCCACTCGAGATGTTGAGGTATTGCAGGCTTTGAGCCGAAGGATACACTTCG GTATGTTTGTATCTGAGAGTAAATTCCTCTCCGCACCCCATGACTTCATCCCACATATCCTCGCCTCACCTCCAAACACCGAAGCTTTGGCAGGTCTCATTACCAAACCAGCCGTGGAAGCAAAGTTGCTTGTCCGATTGGCCAACAAGGCAAGGATTTATGGGTGTGAGATGGATGCGGACGGTCGATTAATTGAGGTTCCTGACGAGGAGATGGGTGCCAGAGGGAAAATTGATCTGGCCTCGGTGGTGAGCATGTACAGGGACTGGGTCATCCCCCTTACAAAGGATGTTGAA GTGGACTATCTTATTCACCGTTTGGACGGTGTCCCTCAGTCTCAAATTGATGAATGGATGAAAGGCAAGAGTTAG